The sequence ACAGTCGGGAGGGACTCTTTGTTGTAACCTTCAATGCTTACGGAGTAAATCCTTCACAAAGTTAGGCACACCTTATACCGAAGATACGGTGCTATTTTGCAGAGTTCCTTGAAGAGAGTTCTTCCACGCGCCTTAGAATACTCATCCCACCCACCTGTGTCGGTTTACGGTACGGGCAACTATAACTAAACTTAGAAACTTTTCTTGGCTCGACAGTATCAAGGATTTACGATTCATTCCGAAAAACTTCACGTACCTGTAAGGCCTCGGCTTAAAGGAGTTCGGATTTACCTGAACTCCAACCTGCACCTTTCGACCAGCACTACCATCCGCTGGCTCCTCTAACTCTAAGCGTCCTTCCATCGCACATTATAGTTGGCATTGGAATATTAACCAATTTTCCATCGCATACCCCTTTCGGACTTTGCTTAGGACCCGGCTAACCCTACGATGACGAGCATCGCGTAGGAAACCTTGGGTTTACGGCGTTGGGGATTCTCACCCCAATTATCGCTACTCATGCCTGCATGCTCACTTGTATTCGCTCCAGCACTCCTTACCGGTATACCTTCAACGCAAATACAACGCTCTCCTACCACTTAGTAAAACTAAGTCTAAAGCTTCGGTACTCATTTTAGCCCCGTTATATTTTCCGCGCAGAATCACTAGACCAGTGAGCTATTACGCTTTCTTTAAAGGATGGCTGCTTCTAAGCCAACCTCCTGGTTGTTTAAGTAACTCCACATCGTTTTCCACTTAAATGAGATTTAGGGACCTTAGCTGTTAGTCTGGGTTGTTCCCCTCTCGACGACGGATTTTATCACTCGCCGCCTGACTGCCATGATTACACACTAGGTATTCGGAGTTTGATAGGGTTTGGTACATTGGTGTATGCCCTAGCCCATTCAGTGCTCTACCCCCTAGTGTTACTACATGACGCTATACCTAAATATATTTCGGAGAGAACCAGCTATCACGATGTTTGATTGGCCTTTCACCCCTATCCACAAGTCATCCCATAGCTTTTCAACGCTAGCGGGTTCGGTCCTCCACCGGCTCTTACACCGGTTTCAACCTGCTCATGGATAGATCACATCGTTTCGGGTCTGCAACGTCTGACTAAACGCCCTATTAAGACTCGCTTTCGCTACGGCTCCGGGTTTCCTTAACCTCGCCAGACATCACAACTCGCAGGCTCATTATGCAAAAGGCAGTCCATCACCCTGATAAATCATAGGGCTCTGAATGATTGTAAGCAAATGGTTTCAGGTTCTATTTCACTCTGATCACCTCAGTTCTTTTCACCTTTCCCTCACGGTACTTGTGCACTATCGGTCTAGTAGTAGTATTTAGGGTTGGATAGTGGTCTACCCAGCTTCAGACAGAATATCACGTGTTCCGCCCTACTCAGGATACTGCTAAGTAAAACAAAGCTTTCATATACGGGGGTATCACCCTCTGTGCCTAACCTTTCCAGGTTGTTCTATTAGCTAAGTTTAGTCTATATTGCAGTCCTACAACCCCACTAGTAAACTAGTGGTTTGCCCTCTTACGCGTTCGCTCGCCGCTACTAGCGTAATCTCTTTTGATTTCTTTTCCTGAGGGTACTAAGATGTTTCAATTCCCCTCGTTCGCTCCGTTATACGGTAACTAATATCTCTATTAGTTGGGTTGCCCCATTCAGAAATTCCCGGATCAAAGCCCCTTGACGGCTCCCCGAGACTTATCGCAGCCTGGCACGTCTTTCATCGCCTCTACTAGCCAAGGCATCCACCACTTGCTCTTTGTAGCTTACCTTTTCTATATTAGATTATTCTAATTCGCATCACTTCCTTGTTAAAGATAACTTTAGTTACTACATTTAAATTCTAACTCTCAAGACGGAAAGCATTGACTACTATTTAGATAAGTTTTAAATCCTAAATAGATTGTGATGTCAAACTTTTGCATTAAATGCAAAGAGAATAGAAATTTAAATCTTTAACAAGTCCTGTAAAATTGTTTTTAAAACTTGCTTGTGACTATTAACAATATTAATTAAAAGAACATTTAGACTTCGCAGACTAGCAAGCTAGTCTTTACGACCAAAGAGTTACACCCTTTGGAAACCCCTAAAGCACAAAGTTGCTTTCGGCAACTTCGTAATCAATAAAGATTAAGACACTTAAAAGTCTAAAGTAAATGTTTCTAAAAACACTTAATATAGACTTTTACTGTTAAACTATTTTATGGTGGAGAATAGCGGGATCGAACCGCTGACCTCCTGCGTGCAAAGCAGGCGCTCTCCCAGCTGAGCTAATTCCCCAATTAAATTCTCTGGTGGGCCTAACAAGACTTGAACTTGTGACCTCACCCTTATCAGGGGTGCACTCTAACCAGCTGAGCTATAGGCCCCTATAGGTCTATCAATCTTTCAAAACTAAACAAGGATGATTGAGAATATCTTTCTTATAGATATCTTGTGAGAGAATATCTATATGTACTCTAGAAAGGAGGTGATCCAACCGCAGGTTCTCCTACGGTTACCTTGTTACGACTTCACCCCAGTCGCTGATTCCACTGTGGACGGTAACTAATTTAGTATTCCGGCTTCGAGTGAAATCAACTCCCATGGTGTGACGGGCGGTGAGTACAAGACCCGGGAACGTATTCACCGTAGCATGGCTGATCTACGATTACTAGCGATTCCGGCTTCATGGAGTCGAGTTGCAGACTCCAATCCGAACTGGGACATATTTTATAGATTTGCTCCATCTCGCGATATTGCTTCTCATTGTATATGCCATTGTAGCACGTGTGTCGCCCCGGACATAAGGGCCATGATGACTTGACGTCGTCCACACCTTCCTCCTCCTTACGAAGGCAGTCTCATTAGAGTGCTCAGCCGAACTGTTAGCAACTAATGACGTGGGTTGCGCTCGTTGCGGGACTTAACCCAACATCTCACGACACGAGCTGACGACAGCCGTGCAGCACCTGTCTTAACATTTCTGCAAGCAGACACTCTTCTATCTCTAGATGATTTGTTAGATATCAAGTCCGGGTAAGGTTCTTCGCGTATCTTCGAATTAAACCACATGCTCCACCGCTTGTGCGGGTCCCCGTCTATTCCTTTGAGTTTTAATCTTGCGACCGTACTCCCCAGGCGGTATACTTAATCCGTTAGGTGCATTACTGCCAAGACTAGCTTAGCAACAACTAGTATACATCGTTTAGGGCGTGGACTACCAGGGTATCTAATCCTGTTTGCTCCCCACGCTTTCACGCATTAGCGTCAGTTGAGTTCCAGCAGATCGCCTTCGCAATGGGTATTCCTGGTGATCTCTACGGATTTTACCCCTACACCACCAATTCCATCTGCCTCTCCCTCACTCTAGATTATCAGTTTCCCAAGCAGTTCTATGGTTAAGCCATAGGATTTCACAAGAGACTTGATAATCCGCCTACGCGTCCTTTACGCCCAGTGATTCCGAGTAACGCTTGCACCCTCCGTATTACCGCGGCTGCTGGCACGGAGTTAGCCGGTGCTTATTCGTTAGGTACCGTCATTGTTCTTCCCTAACAAAAGGAGTTTACGCTCCGAAAAGTGTCATCCTCCACGCGGCGTTGCTGCTTCAGGGTTTCCCCCATTGAGCAATATTCCCTACTGCTGCCTCCCGTAGGAGTCTGGACCGTGTCTCAGTTCCAGTGTGACTGATCATCCTCTCAGACCAGTTATGCGTCATAGCCTTGGTGAGCCATTACCTCACCAACTAGCTGATACAATATAGCCTCATCCTACACCGAAGAACTTTCCCTATCTAACTTATGTTAGATAGGAGTATAGAGTATTAGCAGTCGTTTCCAACTGTTGTCCTCTAGTGTAGGGCAGATTAGCTATACATTACTCACCCGTGCGCCACTAACTCATAAGAGCAAGCTCTTACTCGTCCGTTCGACTTGCATGTATTAGGCACGCCGCCAGCGTTCACTCTGAGCCAGGATCAAACTCTCCATATTAATTACCTATCTAATAGATAGGATTTTTATTATGAAGTTTTTAATCAAAAAAACTTTTAGTTTTTATATTAGTTTGTCTAATCTATTATTTAATCATAATAGACTGGCTCAATCGATCACTTGTTTAGATTTCAAAGATTGACTAATAGTTTAACAATTGTAAGTTAAAAGAACTTTCTGCTCTGCGTTCTGCAAAACAGAAAGTGAAGTATATAGAAGTGATGCTTAAAAGTAGATAAAAATTAGGCTAATTTTTTAAAAGCCCATAAAGAAATTTTGAAGTCCAACCTTTTCATTAAAAATAATATCTTTTTTATTTGGATCGTACTTAAATTTACTCACTACTTTTTTGCCATCTTCTTTTAAATATCCAGCAGATATAAGTGTTGGTTCGATAAGAGTCATCTCTGGGAAGAGCGTATCAAAAAATTTAGCCAAAGTCTCATCCGCACTTAGCTCGCCATTAAGTGATAGCTTATCAAAGATCGCAAGCTGACTTTCTCCGCTTTTAAAGCCATTGATAGCAGCATCTAGTTTTAAATTTATCGCATTATCGCCATTTTTAAAGCTTAATGTATCCACTTTCACACTTGGATTTTTCTCTAAAATTTGACCCATTACTTCGTCCAAATTTAACCCAGCAAAGATACTCTCATTTGTATCAACATTTACATTACTTAGTCTATCAAGTATATTATTTATAGTTGGCACGTTGATATTTGCTATTTTGCTATCTAAGATAAAATCTGTAAATTTCACTTTATTAACAGCAACTGCACCTATCTTCACCACATCTTTTGAGCTACCAAGATCATTTGAGACTTCAAATTTAGAGTTATACTCAATATCGTCTAAAGCAACATTGCCATCTTTTTCATCTAATAATGCTAGTTTTTTGATCTTAGCCTTTGCTATGTAAGGAGCCAGCTTGCTCTCAAATATCTTTGAAATTTCAACTGGTACAGTGTAGCTTGTATCTATATCGACGCCTTCAAGATTAACTTCTGCTTTATTTTCTTCATTGAGATCTTTTAAGGCAACTTTCTCAAGACCCAAGTTTGCGCTATTTACATTATCTTTTGCGTCCAGTTTCAAGCCAAATTTCACATCCTTTGTATAAACATTCATAGTTTGCTTGTCGCTAAAGTCGATATCGCTAAATTTAACATTTACATCTTTATCGCCACTCACGCTAGCCTTTGTTTTAGCCGTTGCGACGACGTTTGATCCAAGAAATGAAGCAACGATATTTTTTATCGCCTCATTTTGTATAGAAATTTTTGAGTCAATATCAAAGCCATTTACAAATGCAAGCACTGAGTGAGAAATTTCATTTTCCACCTTGAAATTTAGATCCTCATCTACATCTTTGCCGGCTAAATTTTTCAAAAGATCCTTTGAAACGATAAGATCAAACGATCCTTTTGAGCCAAAAAAGCCTTTTTGATAGCTGTTTTCTGAAACTTTAAAGCCATTTACATCATTTAGTCTATCAACTATCCTTTGATAGTTCTCCTCAACCTTGTTTGAGGCGAAATAAACAGCGCCTGCGACGATCACGATAACTACGATTAGAGCAGATATCACCTTTTTCATACTTTTCTCCTTTTTGTAATGTGTTGTAAAAACAACCAGATACCTAATAACAAGCCAACCATGGTAAGTGGCATGATATAGCCATGCTCGCCAAGATAATTGCTCACACTCATAAAATAATCCCCTGCTTTATAGCTAGCAAGACCGACGATCACCGCCCAAAGCACCGAAGAGATCAAATTTATAACGCTAAATTTATAAAAAGAGTATTTTGTAAATCCAAGTGCGATAGGCACCAAAGTTTTGACGCCGTAGATAAATTTTTTGATAAATATTATCTTATCGCCATGCTTTTTTGCCAAAATTCCAGCGTAGGCAAGCTTTCTTTTGTGATTTTTCACATAAGGCATAAGCGAGCTTTTGTTAAACCTTGCGACGTAAAAGATCAAAGTATCGCCGATCGTATTTGCCACGGCAGCGACGATTATGCTAAGAGTGATGTCCATTTTACCAGCAAAGCTTAATATCCCAGCGGCGATAAGCGCGACCATACCACCACCAAGGCTGTAAAAAAATAGCACGATGTAGCCGTAAGTAGAAATTGAGTTTATAACGTCTTGCATCATTGCCCCAAAAGTTTAGAAGCTGAAGATATTAGTTGCTCGTATGCGTAGCCACTTTGTTTTAAAATTTCATCCTTTGCGCTAATCACTGCTCCGCCAAAGCTAGCTCCTGCGAAAAATCCATCATTTGCAGCGTAGGCGTAGATGTCGCTTGAAAATTTAAAGTCGCTTACCTTGCTGTAATTGCGTCCGATGTCGCCAAACGCTACCGAAAGCTTTGTATCAAGCGTGATCTTAGCGTCTTTTATGTCGTAGATGATGCTATCTTTAAATATAAAAAGCACAAGCGAGCTATCTTCGTAGCCAAGCTGGATGCCGATACTGCCGCCACTTATGCTAACTGGTAAAATTTCAGTTGGCGAATTTAGGTTGCCAACGACCATTATGCCGTCGCCACCCATACCGCCAACTACAAAGCCTATTTTTTTTACACTTGGAAAGATGATTGTCGCTTTTGACTGCTCGATAAGCTCTTTTATAGGAGCGTTTCTAGCGCCTCTCATCGTCGTTATAAACGAATTTGCCGAGTCCAGCACGAGCTCCTCGCTGGCAAAGCCAAGCGAGAAAAATATTATCAATGATAAAAGAAATTTCATATCTTGCCGTTATTTCGCAAAATCAACAGCGCGAGTCTCTCTGATGACACTTACTTTTATCTCACCAGGATACTGCACCTTGCTCTCGATCTCTTGAGCTATCTCTTTTGCCACAAGCACTGCCTCATCGTCATTTATGAGTTTAGCATTTGCGATGACGCGGATCTCACGACCAGCGTTGATCGCATAAGCTTGCTTGATGCCCTCTTTGCTTTTTGCGATGTTTTCTATCTCTTCGACACGTTTTAGGAAGCTCTCAAGCACCTCACGTCTTGCCCCTGGACGAGCTGCGCTTAGTGCATCAGCTGCGCAAACAGCAGCACTTTCTATACTTGTAGCCTCTTCGTGGCCATGGTGAGCATAGATCGCGTTGATGACGACTGGATGCTCTTTATAGCGTTTGCAAATTTCAGCTCCAAGATCGACGTGGCTGCCCTCGTACTCGTGAGTTAGTGCTTTGCCGATGTCGTGAAGTATGCCAGCTCTTTTTGCTAGCTTCTCATCTCCGCCACACTCTGCTGCGATGATGCCAGCAAGGTGAGCCACTTCAAGGCTGTGCGCAAGGGCATTTTGACCGTAGCTTGCTCTAAATTTAAGCTTGCCTATTAGTTTTACTATCTCTGGATGAATTTTATTTAGACCAAGGTCCATGACGATGTTTTCGCCCTCTTCTTGTATGCTTTGCTCAAATTCTTCAGTTACTTTTTTGTGAAGATCCTCTATCCTTGCAGGCTGAATTCTGCCGTCCTCCACCAAAAGCTCGATCACTCTTGTAGCGATCGCACGTCTGTAAAGGTTAAAGCTGCTTAGTATGATCGCGTGCGGGGTATCATCGATGATGATATCAACGCCAAGCACCATTTCAAGGGTTTTGATGTTACGTCCCTCTTTGCCGATGATCCTGCCTTTTAGTTCATCGTTTTTGATATTTACGACATTTATCAGACGCTCAGCCGCAAATTCTCCAGCAAATCTTGACGTAGCCTGCGCCAAGATATAATTAACCCTCTTTTTAGCCTCTCTTTTTGCCTCTTCTTCGTACTTTCTAACGATGTGAGCGATGTCGGCGCGTGACTTCTCCTCGACCTTTTTAAGCACGACCTCTTTTGCCTCTTCCTCCGTTAAGCCAGCAGCGTGCTCAAGCACTCTTATCGCCTCTTCTACTTTGTTTTGATAAGTCGCTTTTAAATTTAAACCCTCTTCATAAGTGACCTTCGCATCTTGCTTATCTTTTTCAAAAAGCTCTTTGCTCTCGTTTAAAAGCTCTTGCTCATTTAGCAAAATTTTCTCTTTTTTGGTCAGCTCATCAAATTTACTTGCATACTCTTTTTGAAGCTTTGTCGTCTTGTCGTCGTATCTTTTTTTAGCCTCAAATTCAGCCTCTTGTACTGAAATTTTAGAGTTTTTAAGCGTTAGCTCAGCTTCATACTCGATAGCTTTTGCCTTTGCTTTTGCCTGCTCTAAAAATATGTTGTAGTTTGCATCATTTATCTTTTTGGCGTAGAGATACCCTGCTCCAACGCCCACCACACCGGCTCCTAAGCCTATTAAAACCTCTATCATTTATTCCTCTTTTTATATAATTTTTGCTTGGGGTTATATAAAAGTCTCCCACCGCATCGTGCGCCTGCGAGAGCACATCTTTGGTGTAGAAGTCTTTTACCTCTAAGAAAACTATCAGTTTTGGCTTAACGGGCAAAGTGTCAAAAAATCTATCGTAAAATCCTTTTCCGTGCCCTATCCTTGCCATAGCTCCATCAACCCCAATCGCTGGAACTACCGCCATATCGAGTTTAACATTATTCATTTTTTTGCCAGATGGCTGTCTGACATTAAATTTATAAGTTAGAAATGGCAGTCGCAATCTTACCATCTCTAAGCTAAGACCTACCATAAAAGGGGCAAAAATTTCACATTTATGTGATAAATTTCGTCTTATTTTAAGCACATCGACTTCGTAGTTAAGCGGCAGATAAAAGAGCACCTTTTTAGAATTTGTGTAATTTATCAAATTTAAAAGTGTTTTTACCGCCTTATAATGCGTGCATTTTGCTCTAAATTTAGCAAGCTTTATCAAATTTGCTCTTGCATTTTTTCTAAATTCGTTTTTTTCTAAATTAACGCTCATTTTATGCTCTTTCTTGTATAATCCTGAAACATTTTTCAAAAGGAAATTTATGACACTAAAACGCGCAATTATAACATCACTTTGTCTTTTTGCATTTTTCGGATGCGGCGACGACAACAAAAGCCAAAAGAGCGAGCAAAACACTAGCGAGCCAGCTGTGCAAAGTAAAAATTTAGAAGAAAATGCCAGCAAAGATGAAAATTTAAGCAAAGATACGCTCACACCAAAGATAAGCGAGAGCACACAAAGTGACGAAGTAAAAGATATAAGCCTAAAACTGCTTAACGGCACAACTATGCAGATCACAAAAAGAAGCAACGGCTTTGACGTAAAAGATGGCAAAAAAGCGACACTTTACGTATTTTTCGCTACTTGGTGCCCACCTTGCAAGGCTGAGATCCCATCTTTAAACAACCTAAGTGAGAAATTTAAAAACGAGCTAAACATCGTTGCTGTCTTGCTTGAAGACAAGAGTGAGGACGAGGTTAAAGAATTTGCTCAAAAGTATAAGATCAAATACGACATCGCAGTTGGCGAGGGAAATTTCTTATTTGAAAAGGCGATGGGCGGCATCAAAGGACTCCCTGCATCTGCACTCTTTAAAGCAAATGGCGACTACGCTCAAGGTTACATCGGTCTTGTGCCTGAAGAGATGCTTGAAACTGACATAAATAGGGCCATAAAATAATGCTTGAGTTTTTAAAAAGAGGCTTTGAAAAGACCTTTGGGGCGATAAGCTCGGCTAAAAAGTCAAAAAAGATCAACAAAGAGAGCTTAGAAGAAATTTTACTAGAGGCTGACGTGGCTTACGAGATCGTGGAGGAGATTTTATACTACTTGCCGCCGCAAGATGAAGTGAGCAGAGCTGATCTTAGACGCGTTATGAGTAGCTATTTTATCTACGAAAAGGAGCGCGTGATCGAGCCTGACAAGCCATTTGTCGATCTTATCCTTGGCGTAAATGGCGCTGGCAAGACGACAACTATCGCAAAGCTAGCAAATTTATATAAAAATAACGGCAAAAGCGTCATCTTAGGCGCTTGTGATACATTTAGAGCTGGAGCGATCGAGCAGCTTCGCCAGTGGTCAATCAGACTAAGTGTGCCAATAGTCGCCACTCAGCAAGGACATGATCCTTCAGCTGTTGCCTACGACACGATTAGCTCGGCTCTTGCAAAAGGCATCGACCGCGTCATCTTAGACACGGCTGGCAGGCTTCAAAACCAGACAAATTTAGCAAACGAGCTTGATAAGATCGTTCGTATCAGCAAAAAAGCCTACGAAAAGGCGCCTCATCGCAAGATCCTCATCCTTGATGGCACGCAGGGCAACGCTGGCGTCGCGCAGGCAAAGGCGTTTAATGAGATCGTCTCGCTTGATGGCGTCATCATCACAAAACTTGACGGCACTGCAAAGGGCGGAGCGCTATTTGGCGTGGCAAGGGAGCTTGAGCTACCTATATTTTATATAGGCGTTGGCGAGAGCATGGACGATATCATCAAATTTAACCCAGACGAGTTTTTAGACGAGCTGATGGACGCCATTTTTGAGTAGGGTAAAATTTCTTAGTAAAATTTGCTTTTTTGCTGCTCTTTTGGCGATTGATTTTCTTGCATTTACTCCAAAAAGTCCTGCGATCATCGAAAATTCGTGGGACAAAGCAAACCATTTTTTAGCTTTTTTCGTCCTTTATATACTGCTCTACCTTGGCTATGAGTTTAAAATTTTAAAAAATTTAGCCCCACTTTTAGCCTTTGGCGTGCAAATAGAGCTCGTTCAGGCATTTTTACCAAATAGGAGCTTTAGCCTGCTTGACATCGTGGCTGACATGATCGGAGCGGCCTTTGGAGTGATGATAATTGAAATTTTAAAAAGGATATATTATGGCAAAAGCAAAGCCAGTTTTTGAGT is a genomic window of Campylobacter concisus containing:
- a CDS encoding DUF945 family protein, giving the protein MKKVISALIVVIVIVAGAVYFASNKVEENYQRIVDRLNDVNGFKVSENSYQKGFFGSKGSFDLIVSKDLLKNLAGKDVDEDLNFKVENEISHSVLAFVNGFDIDSKISIQNEAIKNIVASFLGSNVVATAKTKASVSGDKDVNVKFSDIDFSDKQTMNVYTKDVKFGLKLDAKDNVNSANLGLEKVALKDLNEENKAEVNLEGVDIDTSYTVPVEISKIFESKLAPYIAKAKIKKLALLDEKDGNVALDDIEYNSKFEVSNDLGSSKDVVKIGAVAVNKVKFTDFILDSKIANINVPTINNILDRLSNVNVDTNESIFAGLNLDEVMGQILEKNPSVKVDTLSFKNGDNAINLKLDAAINGFKSGESQLAIFDKLSLNGELSADETLAKFFDTLFPEMTLIEPTLISAGYLKEDGKKVVSKFKYDPNKKDIIFNEKVGLQNFFMGF
- a CDS encoding DedA family protein; protein product: MQDVINSISTYGYIVLFFYSLGGGMVALIAAGILSFAGKMDITLSIIVAAVANTIGDTLIFYVARFNKSSLMPYVKNHKRKLAYAGILAKKHGDKIIFIKKFIYGVKTLVPIALGFTKYSFYKFSVINLISSVLWAVIVGLASYKAGDYFMSVSNYLGEHGYIMPLTMVGLLLGIWLFLQHITKRRKV
- a CDS encoding lipid-binding SYLF domain-containing protein → MKFLLSLIIFFSLGFASEELVLDSANSFITTMRGARNAPIKELIEQSKATIIFPSVKKIGFVVGGMGGDGIMVVGNLNSPTEILPVSISGGSIGIQLGYEDSSLVLFIFKDSIIYDIKDAKITLDTKLSVAFGDIGRNYSKVSDFKFSSDIYAYAANDGFFAGASFGGAVISAKDEILKQSGYAYEQLISSASKLLGQ
- the rny gene encoding ribonuclease Y gives rise to the protein MIEVLIGLGAGVVGVGAGYLYAKKINDANYNIFLEQAKAKAKAIEYEAELTLKNSKISVQEAEFEAKKRYDDKTTKLQKEYASKFDELTKKEKILLNEQELLNESKELFEKDKQDAKVTYEEGLNLKATYQNKVEEAIRVLEHAAGLTEEEAKEVVLKKVEEKSRADIAHIVRKYEEEAKREAKKRVNYILAQATSRFAGEFAAERLINVVNIKNDELKGRIIGKEGRNIKTLEMVLGVDIIIDDTPHAIILSSFNLYRRAIATRVIELLVEDGRIQPARIEDLHKKVTEEFEQSIQEEGENIVMDLGLNKIHPEIVKLIGKLKFRASYGQNALAHSLEVAHLAGIIAAECGGDEKLAKRAGILHDIGKALTHEYEGSHVDLGAEICKRYKEHPVVINAIYAHHGHEEATSIESAAVCAADALSAARPGARREVLESFLKRVEEIENIAKSKEGIKQAYAINAGREIRVIANAKLINDDEAVLVAKEIAQEIESKVQYPGEIKVSVIRETRAVDFAK
- a CDS encoding 5-formyltetrahydrofolate cyclo-ligase is translated as MSVNLEKNEFRKNARANLIKLAKFRAKCTHYKAVKTLLNLINYTNSKKVLFYLPLNYEVDVLKIRRNLSHKCEIFAPFMVGLSLEMVRLRLPFLTYKFNVRQPSGKKMNNVKLDMAVVPAIGVDGAMARIGHGKGFYDRFFDTLPVKPKLIVFLEVKDFYTKDVLSQAHDAVGDFYITPSKNYIKRGINDRGFNRLRSRCGGRWSRVSLRQKDK
- a CDS encoding TlpA family protein disulfide reductase translates to MTLKRAIITSLCLFAFFGCGDDNKSQKSEQNTSEPAVQSKNLEENASKDENLSKDTLTPKISESTQSDEVKDISLKLLNGTTMQITKRSNGFDVKDGKKATLYVFFATWCPPCKAEIPSLNNLSEKFKNELNIVAVLLEDKSEDEVKEFAQKYKIKYDIAVGEGNFLFEKAMGGIKGLPASALFKANGDYAQGYIGLVPEEMLETDINRAIK
- the ftsY gene encoding signal recognition particle-docking protein FtsY, whose protein sequence is MLEFLKRGFEKTFGAISSAKKSKKINKESLEEILLEADVAYEIVEEILYYLPPQDEVSRADLRRVMSSYFIYEKERVIEPDKPFVDLILGVNGAGKTTTIAKLANLYKNNGKSVILGACDTFRAGAIEQLRQWSIRLSVPIVATQQGHDPSAVAYDTISSALAKGIDRVILDTAGRLQNQTNLANELDKIVRISKKAYEKAPHRKILILDGTQGNAGVAQAKAFNEIVSLDGVIITKLDGTAKGGALFGVARELELPIFYIGVGESMDDIIKFNPDEFLDELMDAIFE
- a CDS encoding VanZ family protein; this translates as MSRVKFLSKICFFAALLAIDFLAFTPKSPAIIENSWDKANHFLAFFVLYILLYLGYEFKILKNLAPLLAFGVQIELVQAFLPNRSFSLLDIVADMIGAAFGVMIIEILKRIYYGKSKASF